One window of the Vicia villosa cultivar HV-30 ecotype Madison, WI unplaced genomic scaffold, Vvil1.0 ctg.004963F_1_1, whole genome shotgun sequence genome contains the following:
- the LOC131642411 gene encoding wall-associated receptor kinase-like 1 — protein sequence MILPFTIFHMIIVLIISPPLASAQDQIIVARDGCNSTCGYVYIPFPFGMNRPHCYAHKWFEIECKSDKNSSHIPKPYLKSLNLEVTNFHPYSSMVEIKNPVYRSNCHKNKISSHSSKTVTLTDSPFIYSQAENTFLAVGCNSLAFLQSNGTTVGGCVSICDDNNSSNFNFNIGRDGCNGRYCCKTSLPSHLSEFNATIRGLSEHNSDGCGYALIASSYSLRLDSPIMSNYETEEKLKELKNKEYVPALLEWEILNDMLINSTFQLPPDCYDSNVTSLSNRNTGKQCRCSSWQQDDDFDSPYLDGEYYGNPYIAGGCKDTDTVPKYYFHKNNRWKKWVIVGISSSLGSIGFLIGLLFLYKVLKRRMIKKRKEKFFKRNGGLLLQKRMSSGEVNVDRTTLFTLKNLKKATDNFNKDRVLGKGGQGTVYKGMLVDGKIVAVKRFKVEGNVEEFINEFIILSQINNRNVVKLLGCCLETEIPLLVYEFIPNGNLFEYLHDQNEDIPMTWDIRLRIACEVGGALFYLHSVASQPIYHRDVKSTNILLDEKYRAKLADFGASRIISIEATHLTTMVQGTFGYLDPEYFYTSQFTEKSDVYSFGVVLAELLTGKKPISSTKISGESQNLASYFVQCIEENMLFDIMDKRVTKGGEKEHITAVANLAFRCLEINGRKRPTMKEVTLELEGIRGFNKNLNAQQNDEEIEFSGIEQCQPWDGFSASNSLPIMSSQTHSEVMHILAI from the exons ATGATTCTACCATTCACAATATTTCATATGATCATTGTTTTAATAATATCTCCTCCACTAGCATCAGCACAAGATCAAATAATAGTAGCACGAGATGGTTGTAATTCAACATGTGGATATGTTTATATTCCTTTTCCATTCGGAATGAATAGACCTCATTGCTACGCACACAAATGGTTTGAAATAGAATGCAAATCAGACAAAAATTCTTCTCATATCCCTAAACCTTACTTGAAGTCGTTAAATCTTGAGGTAACAAATTTTCACCCGTACTCGAGCATGGTTGAGATTAAGAATCCGGTTTACCGTTCGAATTGTCATAAAAACAAAATTAGTAGCCACAGTAGTAAAACCGTTACTCTTACAGACAGTCCTTTCATATATTCACAGGCTGAGAATACGTTTCTAGCTGTGGGATGTAACAGTCTTGCTTTTCTTCAGTCAAATGGGACAACCGTTGGTGGTTGTGTATCAATTTGTGACGACAACAACAGtagcaatttcaatttcaatataGGTCGCGACGGTTGTAATGGAAGGTATTGTTGTAAGACCTCATTGCCTTCACATCTTTCAGAGTTTAACGCAACAATAAGAGGTTTAAGCGAACACAATAGTGATGGGTGTGGTTATGCTTTGATTGCAAGTAGTTATTCGTTAAGATTAGATAGTCCAATTATGAGTAATTATGAGACTGAAGAGaaattgaaagagttgaagaataAGGAATATGTTCCTGCACTTCTTGAGTGGGAGATTTTGAATGATATGTTAATTAATTCCACATTTCAACTACCTCCAGATTGTTATGACTCCAACGTTACTTCTTTAAGTAACAGAAACACTGGTAAGCAATGTCGATGCTCGTCCTGGCAGCAAGACGATGACTTTGACTCTCCCTACCTTGATGGAGAATACTATGGCAATCCATACATTGCTGGAGGCTGTAAAG ATACAGATACAGTTCCAAAGTACTACTTTCATAAGAATAATCGATGGAAGAAGTGGGTTATTGTAG GAATTTCATCAAGTCTCGGATCCATCGGTTTCCTCATCGGTCTACTGTTTTTGTACAAAGTTTTGAAACGAAGAATGATAAAGAAACGCAAGGAAAAATTCTTCAAAAGAAATGGTGGTTTGTTGTTGCAAAAAAGAATGTCTTCGGGAGAAGTCAATGTTGACAGAACTACTCTCTTCACTTTAAAGAATTTAAAGAAAGCCACTGACAATTTCAATAAGGATAGAGTTCTTGGAAAGGGAGGGCAAGGCACCGTTTACAAAGGCATGTTGGTGGATGGTAAAATTGTTGCAGTGAAAAGGTTTAAGGTTGAAGGAAATGTTGAAGAGTTCATTAATGAGTTTATTATTCTTTCACAAATCAACAATAGAAATGTTGTTAAATTATTGGGGTGTTGTTTGGAGACAGAAATTCCTTTGCTTGTTTATGAATTCATTCCCAATGGTAACCTTTTTGAGTATTTGCATGATCAAAATGAGGACATACCAATGACGTGGGACATTCGTTTGAGAATTGCTTGTGAAGTTGGTGGTGCTTTATTTTATTTGCACTCAGTTGCATCTCAACCAATTTATCATAGAGATGTCAAATCAACAAATATACTATTGGATGAAAAGTATAGGGCAAAATTAGCAGACTTTGGAGCATCAAGAATAATTTCAATTGAAGCTACTCACCTTACCACAATGGTTCAAGGTACTTTTGGATACTTAGACCCTGAATATTTTTACACTAGTCAATTTACAGAGAAAAGTGATGTTTACAGCTTTGGAGTAGTCCTTGCTGAACTTTTAACTGGTAAGAAACCAATATCTTCTACAAAAATATCTGGGGAATCACAAAATTTAGCTTCCTATTTTGTTCAGTGTATAGAGGAGAATATGTTGTTTGACATAATGGACAAAAGGGTCACAAAAGGAGGGGAGAAAGAACATATCACTGCAGTTGCAAATCTTGCATTTAGATGCTTAGAAATAAATGGAAGAAAACGACCAACTATGAAAGAAGTCACATTAGAATTGGAAGGGATCAGGGGATTCAATAAGAATCTTAATGCACAGCAAAATGACGAGGAAATTGAGTTTTCTGGAATTGAACAATGCCAACCTTGGGATGGATTTTCTGCATCAAATTCATTACCAATTATGAGTAGCCAAACACACTCGGAGGTTATGCACATTCTGGCGATATAA